The Henckelia pumila isolate YLH828 chromosome 2, ASM3356847v2, whole genome shotgun sequence genome includes a window with the following:
- the LOC140883948 gene encoding F-box/kelch-repeat protein At1g57790-like, whose amino-acid sequence MAGGRKRMKLLADTIKEERGESSVDSDEEQTWSALPTELLEQFLSQLNLKDNIRASAVCKRWLAVAISVRQANKPPWLMYMPKHGDLYEFYDPSERKKYWLKFPELHDSRLCYSKDGWLLMMSPRPQNIFFFCPYTREVINLPVLRRLALHMIAFSAAPTSPSCVLFTVRRVVGSIVEIRTCRPGDKEWTTVNYDSHPAFDCSLFDKIVFSKGHFCCMSNSSVVGLYNPSKSSWIVHHVPLPERPLNSSPKSWYNRKFLAQHDGDVYLVNSSSHDDPLVFKLDETKMAWTRIKTLVNISLFVSFFSSHAVTDLLGTMRNSVYFPKVLYYGKRCVQYSLDKERFFPRKKLNDWEKNDTFDRIWIEAPEDVSFLNERGDTGNNT is encoded by the exons ATGGCCGGGGGAAGGAAAAGGATGAAGTT GTTGGCTGATACAATCAAAGAAGAGAGAGGAGAATCAAGTGTGGATTCAGATGAAGAACAGACATGGTCCGCGCTTCCAACTGAGCTTTTGGAACAGTTTCTTTCCCAGTTAAACTTAAAAGACAATATCCGTGCATCTGCCGTTTGTAAGAGATGGTTAGCTGTTGCAATCTCTGTCCGACAAGCCAATAAACCTCCCTGGTTAATGTATATGCCTAAACATGGGGATTTGTATGAATTCTATGACCCCTCCGAGCGCAAGAAATATTGGCTCAAGTTTCCGGAGTTGCACGACTCTAGACTTTGTTATTCCAAGGATGGTTGGTTGCTGATGATGTCGCCTAGACCTCAAAACATATTCTTTTTTTGCCCTTATACCAGAGAGGTGATAAATTTGCCTGTTCTCCGACGGTTAGCACTTCACATGATTGCTTTTTCGGCCGCGCCAACATCTCCTAGCTGCGTCCTTTTCACAGTTAGGCGAGTGGTAGGCTCAATTGTTGAAATCAGGACATGTCGTCCTGGTGATAAAGAATGGACAACCGTTAATTACGACAGCCATCCAGCATTTGACTGCAGTCTGTTCGATAAGATTGTTTTCTCCAAGGGCCATTTCTGTTGTATGAGCAACAGCAGCGTTGTTGGGCTTTATAATCCCAGCAAAAGTTCTTGGATTGTTCATCATGTGCCCCTACCTGAGAGGCCCCTAAATTCATCTCCAAAATCTTGGTATAACAGAAAGTTCTTGGCACAGCATGATGGAGATGTTTACCTTGTAAACAGCAGCTCTCATGATGACCCGCTCGTATTCAAGTTAGACGAGACAAAGATGGCATGGACCAGAATCAAAACTTTAGTAAACATATCGCTCTTTGTGAGTTTCTTTTCATCCCATGCTGTGACAGATCTCCTGGGAACGATGAGAAACAGCGTCTACTTCCCCAAGGTTCTCTACTACGGCAAGCGGTGCGTTCAGTATTCCCTGGATAAAGAGAGATTCTTTCCCCGAAAGAAGCTGAATGATTGGGAGAAGAACGACACCTTTGATCGCATTTGGATTGAAGCCCCGGAAGACGTATCGTTCTTGAATGAACGGGGCGACACAGGTAATAATACTTGA
- the LOC140883733 gene encoding uncharacterized protein, giving the protein MSGASTSSSVRAALSYCVQQVRTYDYHHYLCLLELPPYMRKSAFTLRAFNIETAKAMDVASDPKIGLMRLLWWQDAIDKIFSNKLIEHPVAQALASVLHEHKISKIWLRRSVEARINDAKREVTDIPITVEELERYAEDTMSTIFYSTLQAGGIKSTVADHAASHIGKASGLLLLLKSLPYHASRNCHFRYIPIRVAEKHGLLVNEGGQLAIQIDSREGLRDAVFEMASVANAHLQKARELAGTVPAEARPVLLPAVPTQVILDTLNRVQFDVFDPKLTRGVLGVPPLWFQLKLKWHSWRGRY; this is encoded by the coding sequence ATGAGTGGTGCTTCCACATCTAGTAGTGTACGAGCCGCTCTATCGTATTGTGTTCAGCAAGTACGAACTTATGATTACCACCACTATCTCTGCCTTCTCGAACTTCCACCTTATATGCGAAAATCTGCTTTCACTCTGCGTGCTTTTAACATCGAAACAGCGAAAGCTATGGATGTTGCTTCTGATCCTAAAATTGGTCTGATGCGTCTATTATGGTGGCAAGATGCCATTGACAAGATATTTTCAAATAAGCTGATTGAGCATCCAGTAGCTCAGGCACTTGCTTCTGTTTTACATGAGCACAAAATTAGCAAGATTTGGTTGAGACGTTCTGTGGAAGCTCGGATCAATGATGCCAAGAGAGAGGTTACCGATATCCCAATAACCGTGGAAGAGTTGGAGCGATATGCTGAAGATACCATGTCAACCATTTTTTACTCGACACTTCAAGCTGGTGGTATCAAGTCTACAGTAGCAGACCATGCTGCATCACATATAGGCAAGGCTAGTGGTCTTCTACTGCTTCTGAAGTCCCTGCCCTACCATGCAAGCCGAAACTGCCATTTTCGTTATATACCCATCAGGGTGGCAGAAAAACATGGACTGTTGGTAAATGAAGGCGGGCAGCTGGCAATTCAGATTGATTCTCGCGAGGGACTGCGAGATGCGGTTTTTGAAATGGCTTCTGTTGCCAATGCGCATCTGCAAAAAGCTCGCGAATTGGCTGGAACAGTCCCTGCTGAGGCTCGCCCCGTGCTGCTTCCAGCTGTGCCGACACAGGTCATTCTGGACACCTTAAATCGTGTTCAGTTTGACGTGTTTGATCCGAAACTGACACGAGGTGTTTTGGGGGTTCCGCCGTTGTGGTTTCAGTTGAAGCTAAAGTGGCATTCGTGGCGAGGGAGATACTGA